One part of the Ochotona princeps isolate mOchPri1 chromosome 3, mOchPri1.hap1, whole genome shotgun sequence genome encodes these proteins:
- the CLDN8 gene encoding claudin-8 encodes MATYILQIVGLVFGGIGMVGTLAVTIMPQWRVSAFIESNIVVFENRWEGLWMSCMRQANIRMQCKIYDSLLALSPDLQAARGLMCAASVLCFLAFMTAITGMKCTRCIGDDEKVKGHILLTTGIIFIVTGILVLIPVSWVAHAIIRDFYNPIVNVAQKRELGEALYIGWTTSLVLIAGGTLFCCGFCCAEKSSSYRYSIPSHRTTQKSYHMEKKSPSVYSKSQYV; translated from the coding sequence ATGGCTACCTACATCCTGCAAATCGTTGGCCTGGTGTTTGGTGGTATTGGCATGGTGGGCACACTGGCTGTCACCATCATGCCTCAGTGGCGAGTGTCTGCCTTCATTGAAAGCAACATTGTGGTTTTTGAAAACCGCTGGGAAGGCCTGTGGATGAGCTGCATGAGGCAAGCTAACATCAGGATGCAGTGCAAAATCTACGATTCCCTGCTGGCTCTTTCTCCGGATCTACAGGCGGCTAGAGGGCTGATGTGTGCTGCCTCTGTGTTGTGCTTCCTGGCTTTCATGACAGCCATCACTGGGATGAAGTGCACCAGGTGCATTGGGGACGATGAGAAGGTGAAAGGTCACATCCTGCTAACGACCGGAATCATCTTCATCGTCACAGGTATCTTGGTACTCATCCCAGTGAGCTGGGTTGCCCATGCCATCATCAGAGATTTCTACAACCCTATAGTGAATGTGGCCCAGAAACGTGAGCTTGGAGAAGCCCTCTACATAGGCTGGACCACCTCCCTAGTGCTGATTGCTGGAGGGACATTATTCTGCTGTGGATTTTGCTGTGCTGAGAAGAGCAGTAGCTACAGATACTCAATACCTTCCCATCGCACAACCCAAAAAAGTTATCACATGGAAAAGAAGTCACCGAGTGTCTACTCCAAAAGTCAGTACGTGTag